From the genome of Seriola aureovittata isolate HTS-2021-v1 ecotype China chromosome 18, ASM2101889v1, whole genome shotgun sequence:
AAACCTGCAGCAGTGCTGCATCATGGGACAGGTGAGGAACTGACATCTGTCAGTTCATACAGgaagtaaacacacagacgACACAGGTCATATTCATGCCTGTTTCCAGTTTGTGATTGTGATGATGAGCAGCCCCTCACCTCAGTAGAggatgtcatgtgacatcaGGTCACTTAAACATGTGAGTCAAGTCCaaacatcctcatcatcctcagaGCTTGACTGTCAATACTGATTTGATGCATGTTGAACCTTTAAAGATGAGACACAGAAAAATCTAAACCCACTGATGTTGGTTCactgtctccatggtgatgaactgttactgtatgtgtggcagtgaagaagaaaacacatttgttgtGGTTTGGaaaaaattaatatatatattataccaATAATTAATATAATCTTCTATTAACTAATCATCATAATCAACATTCAAATATCCTGTTAATATCTACACTTTCTGATCCTGATGCTGACCCTGACACCACCGGTCCACACAGATTCAGTTCACCATCAGTTTaactgagcagctgctgagaagctgaaaccagaggaTGTTTGGTGACATGATGAATTCACTCTTAAACACTGACAATTAATTCATCAATAACCAGATGAGGTCTCATCTCCTCACACTGCTATCACAAACAGTCAGATCTgatgaggagcagcagcgtctTCCTCAGTGGGTTTAGACTTTTcttaaaaacagagaaaccaaCATCAGAGTAACTCAGAGCAGTTTCAGTGTTGACACGTTCCTATGGAGCAGACTGTGACTATGTCAGCTTGGCTACAGGTGGAGCATCAGCTGCTCCTGGGGTCTGTAGTCCTGTAGGAACTGATCTCCTTATAGAAAACTGAGGTAttgaacacaaacagcagggtGGGGGTGTGAGCTCTGTCTCCCGCTGGGTTGCCGtggcagcagtggcagcagcagcaccagcactcTGATACATAAACACGGTTGAGGCCCACTTCCCTTTGTTCTTTAATCAGCAGAAGGCCTGAGGCCACACTAATTATGGtcatttcctcttcctgtctctggcTGCCAGCTGCCAGCAGGAAGTTTGCTCCCAAACATCTGCCTGTGCCCCTCCCAGATAAACATCTGTCCATTATGCACTAATGCAAAAGGagaacatgtaaaaaaaaagtaaactttaaataaaaggttaaaacaaactgtggtgATGGAGACAGACTGGACAGCAGGGCATCATGGGAAGGGTACAGGCAGGACAGAAGCATCTGTCCACAGGCATGACTCACTGATCCGACCTAATTTAGTTTAACATACAATGATTTTCgaggtgacctctgacctctagtGCTGTCTGATACCTCTCAGAGGTTAGCTAAGTGCTCTCAGTTGCTGACGGTGGCCTCGGGGCTGGAGCTGGCTGCAGGGATGCGAGGCATCTTCTTGGCTGGACTGGGGATGtgctgaggaggaaaaacatagcatttatttttattagtttagTTTATCTAAGACAATGAGAGAGGACTCTGGTCACATAGAATAACATATAATGCTGTGATACTTGAGCTGGTGCTCAGCCTGACGAGCTCTGACAGctcattagcattagcatgttgcAAGATGATTCTTGCCTTTGAAGAAACTTTGTGTGTTAAAGTCTCTCttactaaaactaaaaacagtcCCTTCCCTGTAGCTGCCAGTTGCTCCTCCCTCAGAGCATGCTGATTGGTCAAAACCACTGAGGTTCAGCCCTCAGTGAACAGCCTAGAGCCTGGAAAGATTTTCACCCACTGCTACTACCCCCTGCTGGTCATCTACTGCATGCACAGGTGTAGGAGCTGTGCATGTCCCTCTCATCCTTATCAGATGTAATGAGATATAAACATTTACTCCTCCTGTACCTCGGTGGCCGTGCTGGTGCGAACAAGTTCTGGTTCTGCCGGCAGGTTATGGCTCAGAGGTCTGCGGGCGTATTCCCTGCGGTGTTTGTCGTCCACTCGCGTCAGGTACCAGGTCCCTGGGAACAGCTCGTCCACTGAGCCTCGGGGGACATAGCtggctgcaggacagagagagacagcaatGATCAGTGACAGCAGGAAGTGAAACTGAGTATCAGGTCAGGAGTTAGAACAGTAAGAACCAGAGCAGTGTTCTTCACTGGGACAGGACTCCGGACTAGAGCAGTTTATGACGGGTTAGACTTTGATGCTCAGGCTCAGTAAAGATTCTTTATAATGTTATCCCCTAACATCCCCCTGAGCAAACACCTGGTGAAAGTGGGGACTTAAAGCTTCCTGAAAGACTGATTTACTGTCACTGCAACCCACCAATGAGAGCAGCAGTCATACCTAGGTGGTGAGTCTCCTCCCTCAGCTTCATGTTCTCAGAGAAGACGGCAGGTGAAACCTTCGTCCTGGAGTCCAGTCGGACCTTCAGGTCACTGAGGCTGGACACCAGTTTGTCCAGACCAGATCCTGCCGCAACCAACAGAAGAACACACACCGTTAGTTTATGTTGGACTTCCATCCACGTCACACAGCTGAGGGTAACTGAGGCCGACTCACCAGGTGTGTGGTCCTGTGTCACTCTTACAGAGTACAGCGTCGCAGCAAATCCTGAACCGTAGGAGAAAACCCCGATCCTCTGTCCTGCTATctgtgagggtgtgtgtctgtaacagagacaacacacactctgcttacacaacactgacactgatgttTCAACAGCACCTCACTGTGTACCAGGTCATTTTACAGCTTCTAGTGACTCTGCTAAAAACCTGAGGTGTAACTTCCTCTTTAGTCAAGTAacagtgagctgcagtgaaaataaGCTGGTGGTCTAGACCCACATCAAGAACCACCATGGAAACAAGTCCAGgactttgttgtgttgtgcttgACATTGTGCAGGTCCATGTAACTAGGGTCCTCTCTCATTGACAGATCAAttaaactaataaaaataaacctgcTGTGACTTGTCTTGCCCTGAGTGCGGCCTGTCAGGCTGTGCTTCCCCTCAGGTTGTGCTGCTCTGCCTGATAAAACAACGTTGAGGGAAACAGAGTCTGTGATTATCAAAGTGTCATGAAGGGATCTGTGAAGGTTGAATGTCCATCAGATCCAGCTGCTCTGTCACATCTGTCATGGTTCAGTGTTCACtggattttcattttaaagcgtTTGTTCACATGTGCGTTTCTCTGCTGAgagatgatgttgttgttttaatgacatcaTTGATTCCTGAAGGGAATGACTTTGGCGTCCTTGTTAATCCCCTCCCTGAATACATACaaatttatgaatgaatgaatgaatgacagtCAGACTCACTGTGCGATGAGTGAAGCCAGGCAGCCGTAGACTGAGGGGGTGTACATGTTTCCGTTCTGGTTGGAGATCAGCAGGGAGGGTTTGGTCTTCCTCTCAAACAGATCTGCACTGGCCTTCATGAAGGCCTTCTCCACATCCCGGTCAAAGTAGGTCTCCTCAGGCCGTATGTCTCtgccacacagaaacagacactcGGTAAACAACAGAATACCAGAAACAAcaggttttgtttgtattgtcaCAGAATAACTGAGTTATTGAGGTTTCATatctagttttgtttttattttctctccgaTTTTCCTGATCCACCCTGATACAGTAGAGGTCAATGAAATCTGAATTAAAAAGTCAACAGTAACATCACCAGTGTCCTGATGACTTTAATCTACAgaacatgactgacagttttCACAGGGACTTCTCTGCTTTAACGTAACTGAGCAGGTTTAACACGTCTGAGCTGTCAGGTCCTGACAGACcacttcagctctgtttttactCTACAAGTCCACTTTCCAAAATGTGGGAGTGCTCCTTTAATGAGGAGATCCTTTATCACGCCCAGAACTGCGTCTCTGTGCAGTTGCTTTCCTCTGAGTGTACCTGAAGGCATCGAGGCCTGTGAAGGGTCCCGTCTCGGTGTTGGGGCTGGGGTGGCTCAGGAAGTCGTTCAGCATCAGTCTGGCCAACGACTTCTGCACCAGTTTACAGTATGGAGAGTGAAAGACCAGGTAACCAAAGTCCTCCAGGCTGAAGAGCTTCTCTGATCCGTCTGTTGAGAAGACGAACAAGAATGATGAGACCACAGAGACCGTTTGGTCTGAAGAACTCCTGACACACTGATCTGTCTCACTGTCACCGTTGCACAGTGCAATgagaacaacacaacacatgtTTGTCTCCTCCCACCTCTGCACCAGATACAAAAATACCAAAGTGACAAAGTTCATTTGAAGGTGAGGAACATACCAACCTAATGAACATGTTGACACATCAGGTTAAAGGCTCATCTCATTAAACCACTTCATGGTCACTGAACTTAAGTAAACTTCTTAGCACAGCAAACAGGTAATGTCCTAAACCCTCTTAACTCATTAGACTGTTATCCATCCAGTCCCTCCACTGCACTCCCCTCATGGGTCTGACTGAGCACCTGAGGTACTCTGACCACCTGATATAAAGAAGACACATCTTAgatctgtgtctgcaggtgtttTAAAAAAGGCCTCCTGATATATTTGAGCTTTACTAACATTAGGGGGGATGGGCCAGGACCAATCTAAAAAGAAGATGCACATCTGTCAAAGGGGTAAACCTGTGGATGAGTTGTGATAATGTATTAAGAATTTGTAGTTCACTTTACTTAAGGTAAATTAAGACAAATGTTTCAAAATAtggtgataaataaatataaaactgagaTATGATTATTATCATGAACGTAGCAGAgaaagtctttatttactttgtaTGTTTGACACACTGGAACTCCTTGTCTTGCCTCTTGTTTAGTTTctgtttgtaaaataaatatatatatatatatatatatatatatatatatataatagtttGGTGTCTAATCTTAGTGGTGAAaagtttctttctgtttctgcttctcctctttctcattttctctgacCAGGAATTGGCCTGTAGTGAGAGGGTTGCTGTTTCATGTAACGTTATGTAGAGAGGGGCGGTGTAATAAGCTATAGCTTCAGCCTACACCTCTTCAGCCAGTACTGATGATCACTACTGAAGGTGTCATTTAGTAGAGGAGTGTGGAACACACCTATACACCTCAGGTGCTAAGTTGACCTCTGACACCTCTTCACCTAACAAGCAGCTGATCTGAGAGGAATATAAAAACAAGCCTCCATAGATCAGTCTCCACCCACCTCTTTGCCACTGAGCGTGGATCTTGTTGCGATACACAGAGTAGCAGCGGTCCAAGGCACTCAGGTAGCACTCTATCGACAGCTTCCCGTCCACCACAGGGTACTCTGACACCAGGTCTGGCTTGTAGAAGTCATATGCATGCTGCATGTGGGTCCCTCGCAGACCTGCACCAAAGCAGGtgtcaaacacattaaaaacacacagactgagctggatacatttaaaaacatcacttaAAGGCCTGTTGTGATAAACAGAATGACTGTGATACTCTTTGGTATTTAGAAGTAAAGTTCAACACCTCATTACAACATACTCATGTCACCACTGCACAGTGAAAACAAGCACAGCTCTTATTGATTTCCACATGTCAACAGCAGCTGAATCCAAATCAAAACTTCAGTGACTTGGTACAACAGTTCATTCAGCAGTAAACATTCAATCAGCTGAGTGACAGTGGGCTCTTATCAATACATTGGTCACTGAAGAGTCCACTAGAGGCAAACAGTTATCAGTGAACTGACCTCGTTCAAAGGCCAGAGGAGCATTTGGTCCAATCAGCATGGCCACTGCACCAGCCCCCCCTGTAGGCCTGGCACTTCCTGTGGCGTAGACAGCAATATCCCCTGCTACCACCAAAGCATAACGTCCTGCAGAAAGGATAAGATAAACAGCAGGActcattttaaagaaatatacacacatacatttcctCTGTAAAACTGTTTCATCAACACAGCAGCATCAGTCTCACACAAATCTGTCCCAGCAACACACAGTCTAACACTGGTTAAAGCTGATTAAATACATGTCTCAGCTAAAAGATATAATCTGATCAGTCAGGGTGTCAAtgataaaactgaatgaaaacttCTCCCTAAGATTAAACTGATACTGTCACTGCTACTGCTGAGAGGGAGCATTGTTCAGACTGACCACATCTTTTATTCAGTAGGGAAGATCCCATCTTTACATATCTACAGGGTCGTTAACACTGAACTGAGTATTTATGGCTTATAGACATTACAATGGAAAAGAGTTTTATGTTCAACACaactgataaagaaaataactaGCAGAAATAACTAGCAGATTAATCAAGAATGACAATAATAGTtagaaaacacatcaacaacagtGACACAGGACTGTTGACTCACCATCCCATGAGCTGGACTCCACCCAGTTGACAGCATTGAAGAGTGCAGCTGTTCCACCATAGCAGGCATTTGTGGTGTCAATGCCCTCCACATCTGTATTGCCCGAGTCCTCAAACAGCTGCATGATGACGGTTTTGACAGACTTGGACTTGTCAATGATGGTCTCAGTGCCGACCTCCAGTCGACCCACGCTGTCGTAGGACAGGCCATTTCTCTCCATCAGCCTCTGGACCACAGTCAGGCACAGAGAGTTGATGTCCTCGCGGTCAGAGCAGAAGCCCATGCGAGCTTGGCCCAGGCCCACCGTGTATTTACCAGCTGCCACGCCGTCATACTGCTCCAGCTCGGTCTGGTCCACATACTGGGCCGGGAAGTACAGTTCCATGGCAATGATACCCACGTCTTTGGGCCATGGTCCCAAACAACTGATTGGAGCTGATCCAGGCATCCTGAACAGGCTGAGGAGAGGGTTCACATTCAGCATTGTATTAATTTGACAGATTCGTTTGTTGTTAGTGTTGGAGCCCTGCAGTTTCTAAATGTCCACAGTATTTAATCGAGAGCCTGTAATGTCTCCTGACTGCTAATGTTGGACTGGGGTCTGAAAAGAAGGGTGGTACAGACACACCACCTATCAAAGCTACACAGGCACAACCGCCAGCTCTCTAACCTTTACCACTGTAATAACATTAAGAAGGTTAAAGAGCACATTAAGTGGTTAAAGAGCACGTTACTTCAGTAATACCAGTTACTATTTACATCCATCCAGgctgttaaaataaatgcaccaccagagcagcagcagctatcccagaataactttaaaaatgaGACTAGCTATTTTTCCATTGGACAgctgttatttatatatacgACACTGCACTTTAATAACTACAACCAAGCTAATACCACTGGAGTCTCACAACAACACGTTATTTAGCGTTTAACATGAAGTTTGTGTCGTTGTTGCACTGTCAGCTCAGAAATATTCAAGCTAACGTTATTTAGCTAGCTGATGTAAGGTTACAGCTATCAGACAAGGTTATAGAGAACAGTGGGCAGCTAGCATGTCAGCTAATATCGTTGCCCTAGTAATGACACTTATCGTGGTGATTGAGATATAATCATCTGTCTGCTTTACTTGACGttaacatacaaaacaaacacatgtttttAGCTAACAAAAAGACAACGTGCACAAAGGAAGCTATTTGCGTTAgctaattaaaaatacatacgTAGAGTCTCTTCTAAACTGAAGCTAGCTATTTACTGTGGCATCTACAGTGTAAAGTGTGGcagctagctgttagctgtcACACTGGTTATTACACGTACCTACACAGCTACATACAGCTCGTGTTTGGAGACACCAGATAAAGACACAGAAGTAAAACTGGGTGAAAGGGCAGCGGGATTTCCTGAAACTTAAGTCGTTTAGGACCGGGACTGAAATCTGTAGCCCGTTAAACTGTCATATTGGGGGGTCAGTTGTGTAAGAAAGACTTGTTTACTGCCTGAAAGAGCGACGACACCGGATTTTCACACCGAAACTAGTAGTTCACTGAATCTGATAGGTGATAACACGAAGCAACAGCATGATTTCAACCACAGTGAGTTGGCTACCCGGACCAAATAGCTGACGGACCCACTTCCTATCCAGGTCATGGAGCCAGACTTTAGCTCTGAATTTAACGTTAGCTGACAGTGTCTTCTGGTGTTTGTAGACCAGCGGTGTTAGAAAGGTGTTAGCTAACTTAATGAAGCATGATTCAACCTCTCTCAGttaaacacacagacgcacattCTCTGTTGACAGAGTTGACAGTTAAAATTAGACTCTACAACACTCTTGACTTTCAGATTAAAAGCATGGTGAAAACCTCTCACCTGTATGTGAAGTGGACAGACGCTGACAGTAACTACTCCGCTATTGTTAGTGAGCTGCCGGCactactgtatttatatatgacGATGGCAGAGCGGTGAACACCCTGGACTACAGCACCTGGTCTCCTGTCCAATAACAGCTCACACACAACATGCGGCGCTACCAAGTCCCGCAGCTTTCTGTCCAATGGGATTTAAGGAATCACAACCACGCGCCAGAGCCGCGTCAGCCGTCCAATGGCGTGACATGTACGATGTCtggtgagagagaaggagccAATCAGATGGTGACATTAATTCCTGGCGCGGCAGTGGTACAGAGCAGTGTGTCCATGGCAACATGTATCCATTCATACAGTCAGTGTCTCCGCTGTCAGGTAGAAACTGTGAAGAAGAACAACTTTACATAACTTTACTCACGTTAATGCAGCAGaacaacaatgtgaaaatacagaaatgttatCGGCTAAATGTTctaaaatatcaaagtaaaagtagttGTTCTTCAGTGCCGTGATCGTAACTTatggttagggttggggttcAGAGCTCCGGGGTGCCTTGGGCTAGAGCCTCTGCATAAAGTGACTGTCAAAGTCACAGAGCTCAGTTTGTCTAGCAGAAGTAAATTTAACCCAATAATTACAGAATACAGAATGAGCTCTTTAAGacatataatattatattatgggATTCTGATGCATTTCATGTTGTATCTGTGTAGTTTGATGTGTAACATTTTACTCCACCTGTTTACCTGACTGCTGTGGTTACTCTGCAGATCACGCACTGActcactgtaaatgttttggTCTTATGGAAAATGAACACACTCAAACTGTGACAGCTGCACAGCTGATTGAAATGTCCATAACCTTCCTgccctcacacactcacacctgagGTTTTTCAACAGGTTACATTTTGTCTTCATTGAGTTGACTCTAATACACATCACATTCACATTGAACACATAAGataacatacaacatacagcttttgtttcaaacatttaaacatttatttagtaGCCTACTTTTGTATTCACTTGATTTTTCAGTACATTAGCTTCTATTTGCTGACTGAAATCATGTCAGGGGTCTTCTTAACGAGAATATAGAAGGGTCTTGTGAGTGTGTGGTAATCACTGATTAATGTATCTGCTCCTGTCTCCTTCATGTagcagctgcagagtcagaGACACTGTCAGCGAGCAGTTAGGACATCACACTGATTTAAGATGAAATCAGTATTTATTGTTGTCATCTCATCAATACAATGTCTTAACTCAACAGTCCACAGTTCATTGTTCACCTCACACAATTCTTCAGTTTTAAACCTGAAACATGTGTGAAGGTGTTTTCTGTTGAAAtgagttaataaataattagtATGGTCCGTGCTGAAGcacaacacaactttaacataCACAACATTTACAGCAAGTCAACAGCCATGTTAGTGGATGTACAGAGGAGCACTGTCCATCAACTGTAAACAGagtacacacataaaacacataaaaactgaaatgaactgtcAGGGCTTCTGTAGTCATCAGGTCAAAACACGCTTCATCAGTTCTGTCGGATTAGTTCTATTGCTGTGGAGAACATTCACAGAACCACAGACTCTCACTGAACAGACTGATGAACACAAACTGAAGGAGAACCTCCTCTTTGAACAGACTGAACTAGATTAAACAGAGACGCAGGAGAAGACGTACGAACCTCGTACCGTCACTGGCAGTGCAGCggactgaaataaaacatgctcATATCTAAAAACTCTGACTGATAGAAAAATATATGGTTCTATCAATATAcaatgttgggggggggggtcagaagACAACCTGGTGAGTCTGCTGATGCCTCTCACTGGAACTGACTCCCAGAGTTTctctcccacagcagcagcagctgacttCCCACCTGAGGCTCCAACTCCTGTAGAGacaacagacaggaaatggTTCACATGAGAGGACAGGAAGTGCTTTACCtacagacaaagaaacacaagctgcagtcgaaaagtcttttttcttatgaaggtgaaatgtgaaagtgaaatgaggtgaagtatctgagcagcatcatgatcacagctgctccacttctctacatgaggaggaaaggagcttcagtgcttcctgtCCTATCTCCTTCAGcaaaggaaacactggagcttccttcACCAAAGCAAAGGAGAtaatgccgtcccacaattcccTGCAGCAGCAATATTTAAGGCAAAGCACCACTATAGCTTCAAAACAGCAGACCCACGTAAATGTAGAAAttacagagcagctgttttatgtttgtgacacgaTCCAGAACTGAcggaaatccttgtctgatccaCTGAAGCCCGAATCCATAAATATACACCAAACAGCCAGTGGAGCACTGgggttgttttaatgttgtattaAAACAGACCCAGtgctccacaggggactgttctggctctgttcctgttcaccctgtattcggccgactttaaatacaactctgagtcctgccacatccacaAATACTCGgctgacacagctattgtggtgcatatcaggaacgggcaggaagaggagtacagggatctgacgatggccttcagtgaatggagcaacaagaactgcctccttctgaactcctccaagaccaaggagatggtcatggactttgggaggtctaggcccacccttcagccagtcaacattcgagggaaggacattgaggtggtgcacacttataaaaacctaggtgtgcacctggacagtaaactggactggtcccagAACACAGATGCCACCAGATCAAGGGGCAGAtccggctctttttcctcaggaggctcaggtcctttgacgcctgcagtgaaatgctacacatgttttatcagtcagtggtggccagtgtactcttttatgctgcttGTCCAGCTTGACCAGCTTGACCagagagactggacaagctggtcaaaaaggctgggtctgtgctgcaggagtctggactcactcaggaatgttgtggagagacacatgcaatgtaagatggaggccatcttggacaataccaaccctcctctccacaacattctggcaggacagagaagcagctacagctgcagcaaacgtctcatctcactgtactgcagtatctatctatctatctatctatagttATGAACAGCTTCTTCTTTCCAACTGGTTCTTGTACTTCAGGTCTACTGGTGACTGGGGGAGCAGGACCTCACCGGGACCACTCATACTCAGACCCTCACCTGTCCGTCCCTGCTGATCTGGACCTTCTTGTTGTCGTTCCAGGGGTTCAGGATGTGTTGGGTGCACTGGAAGGGGAGACTCTCCTTGTGGATCCACTCCACACTGAAAACCCCTCCCAGTCCCACGAAGCCCCAGTCCTGACAGCTCtcctgactgatgactgatgtcATGCGAGCGTAGCcctgtgagacagacagaataCATCAGTTTCTCACAGAGGGGTCAGGATTCAGACACACGGTATAAACTCTGATCTCGGATGATGTGAAGCCTGAACCAGGTTTTAGAGCGCCAGTTCCTAAGTCTGTTACCTGGAAGCGACCAGAGCCCTGAAcagagaagatgaggatgatgaggttGTTCTCCAGGAAGGCCTTGGAGAGTTTGCTCTCATTGTTTGGTGTGGTGGACCAGATCCCTCTCTGCTGAGAAATCTCTATGttcctgatgctgctgctcttcatgaTGAAGTACCGCACCGATGAGACCAGCTGGGGGGAGACGGGCTGAGAAACCTGCTGGGGACAAAGGAGATCCACAACATCACTAAAGGGACATATACATCCTTTACTGAAGGGTCTCAGGGCCAGGAGCCGGACTAACATGGTCCTCTGCTGATTAGTACACTACACAATttgttataaacacacacagattatacacatagacacacacatatatacacaag
Proteins encoded in this window:
- the hmgcs1 gene encoding hydroxymethylglutaryl-CoA synthase, cytoplasmic gives rise to the protein MPGSAPISCLGPWPKDVGIIAMELYFPAQYVDQTELEQYDGVAAGKYTVGLGQARMGFCSDREDINSLCLTVVQRLMERNGLSYDSVGRLEVGTETIIDKSKSVKTVIMQLFEDSGNTDVEGIDTTNACYGGTAALFNAVNWVESSSWDGRYALVVAGDIAVYATGSARPTGGAGAVAMLIGPNAPLAFERGLRGTHMQHAYDFYKPDLVSEYPVVDGKLSIECYLSALDRCYSVYRNKIHAQWQRDGSEKLFSLEDFGYLVFHSPYCKLVQKSLARLMLNDFLSHPSPNTETGPFTGLDAFRDIRPEETYFDRDVEKAFMKASADLFERKTKPSLLISNQNGNMYTPSVYGCLASLIAQHTPSQIAGQRIGVFSYGSGFAATLYSVRVTQDHTPGSGLDKLVSSLSDLKVRLDSRTKVSPAVFSENMKLREETHHLASYVPRGSVDELFPGTWYLTRVDDKHRREYARRPLSHNLPAEPELVRTSTATEHIPSPAKKMPRIPAASSSPEATVSN